The genomic stretch AGTAATTTGTATCAGCACCAAGTTATCCTTgcccggcaaaaacgatgtagCCTATAAATAAATCCATCGAGtatgttgttgttggttaagatctaacacGGTTGCGTTTTAGTTTCCCCCACATTTCAGTACCAAAAGACAAATACAATgcgcaagaaaaacaaagatgcatggtatgacttttttcaattttttaagcatgatttctgatttcctctgccggttcgcttcttgcttctaaaaatATTTACCGTGGGAAAAATACTGTACTTATCCGCTGACCACAACGCTGGgcgaccgctttgcaagttgtgagaacatcatttCTTGGTCCCAGACCTCATCTCTTCCCCCTCTCTGATCAGGGGTTTCATTGAGAATTGCAGTAGCCGGAGGATAGTGTACAGtaacaggagaatattttgaaagagcaaAGCCCTTTCCCAGAAAGAGCTTGAAAACGAGCCTGGAAATTTTGCGTATTAAAACCTGCTGAGATGGCTTTTCCTATTGTCTGATAGCAAATGTTTTTTCTCTTAGCTGCTGAACAAAAAACACTGCATACCTCTACAtggtttcaaaacattttttcttcaaattaacAGGCATATTGTTAAATTATGATCGACTTCCAACCCTGTTAAACACTCCTAGAGTTGTGACATGTGGCTCTATCTTATGAAATACTAAACATACCAAAgagtgaaaataaaattattctcAATACGCTTTAACTTCAATTCAATATTTTAGGATGTTTTCAATAGTGAAATGACGAGACGTGAGAAACTTTTCCCACCTCTGTCAGTGACACATATGCTTGCACTAGACAGaacatatttaaacaaattcgctctcactgcaaagttttgcgTGTCCAGTTTAATAGACGATTTGTCGAATATCGATGaatatttcttctttgtttattCTGCAGTTATAATTTATAATGTGCCATTTTAGAAGTCActgttaaaatagaaaaatctcaCAAAATAAATTGGCATTTGCCTCTTATAGTAATTTGATACCCTGTCATTTATATGCAGGGTTTTCATTTGAGGCCGGAGGCCGGACGTTTCGTCCGGTCGTTTGCCATTCCACGTCCGGTACTTTGAGATCAatattggcgatttttttttactactgtattatatatttttcttactaAGGCATCTCATGAACATACTGACTAGAGGATAACAGAATAATCAATTACATTCTTCAAAACGGCCATATaactcttttttctttgctgattGAGCGGCGGGATATTTTATTGGTTTCCCCTCTTCATTTAAACGGAATTGAAGTGACTATTTCGTTCTCATTCCTGCTCGGCCAAGTCTTAAGGGAAATCCCCAGGTAAAACACGCAACTTGTGTTAGTCAAACTGTTGAAAGAATGAAGAGGATAAGCGAGTTTTTCGTCCCGACGGCCAAGAGAAAACAAGGTAAGTTGAAGGGCATTATTATTCTGAATGAGTGTTTCACTGTACTGCGCTGTGAGCAGtaaaaatggtaattttctcctgaccgaagaaaacaaaacaatgtctCACGGCTGCCCTTTGCTAATGAGGTCACTATTTACAAGGTTAAGTTTATATTTCCCTTATCCAACAATCAAAATATGACTTGGactttgaaatagaaaaaactgaaagattttatcttaagacaaacgaaaaaaataacacaGGCGATCTCAAAAGtgataccctgggtaccagaggttttttctcacGGCCCGATGATACTACGCTTCGGCGGTCACGCGGGTCAAACAAAGACttaaccgaaaccggaaaccggaACTAAAATTACTCGCCTAGTTTCACGCACGAAGGGATTTAATTGATGGATGTCGATTTTATCATCGGCAGACGCTGGTTCATAAAATCCTTGATAATGTCAACTTTGAACACAGACAACAGTGATCATTCAGTAGAAATGAATTGACAAAAATATTGGTGTCTTTAGGGAAAATTCTAACGCAAGCAACCATAGATGAAGAAAGCCTGTCCGAGGCAACAAACTGTGATCCAATGCCTGCAAGAAGTAATGAGAGTGAAAAGCCAAGTTGTTCCTCTTCAAATACTGCTTTCCGAAAGAGTCCTCACACAAGTAAAGGACCTTCTCAATCTTCTTGCGGTAAAGAAAGGGAGACAATTATGTTGAACAACCCTTTTCCTGACGCAGATGTGCACCAGCAAAACCTGTGTGGTATTAAACACACCTGTGAACTTGTATATAGTGTCAAATCCACAACTGAAAAGGTTTCAAAATTCCAGCATTCTATGCTTAGTAGACCAGAAGCATATGATCCTGAAACGGGGATATGGTGGCTTGTTTTTCAAGCAAATGAGGGTATGTTTTGCCTTCTTTGTAAAAAACATGACACTCACAAtgccaaaaacaaaacgaaatactTTAACGAAATCCCAGCAATAAGATTCAAGCCTGAGACAATCAGAGTACATGCTGATTCTCCTCAACACAAACTAGCCATACAATTAGAGATGCTGCAGCGAGGATCAGAGTTTCAGAAGCAATTAgatgacaaggaaaaaaacaagggaaaataGTGCAAGAAAATTTTCGAAGTTGTTTATTGGCTAGCTAAAGAAGAGTTGCCAAACAAAAAGTTGTCCTCGGTTCTTGAGATGATAAAGAAGATTGCTGGAGTTGATCTGAAACGTCAGTTCCCCTACTCGTCAAAGGGAATTGAAAGAGAGCTGTTTTTAACTCTTGCAcaggttttcaaagaaaagattaaagaaaAGATTGGTAATGGCGTTTATGGCATCCTCACTGATGAGGTCACCGACATCTCTTTGACGCAGCAGCTTGTAACTTTTATCCAGTATTATGACAGTCAAAGCTGTACCACCACCACCAGTTTCCTTGCAATATCAAACACACTGAAAGGCAACAACTCGGCAGATGCGCCACAGATCAAAAAAGTACTCCTCGAACAGTTGCAATCCGTTGGGTTAGAGGTACAAACCATGCGCAGCTTTGTCTCTGACGGTGCGCCTGTTATGACTGGGGCCAGAAACGGGGTGGCAAAGCTTCTAAAAGATGAGAACCCATTGATCCTAATCTATAATAATTTTGCACGTGCAAATAAAAAAGCGTCTTCAGCAAACTGTCAAATATTTTACACGTCCGTTGTTAGTTTTCTTGGGCTTAAAATTGCTAGCATTTAAATAAGATCTTTTACGggttattgttatttatttgggAATGTAAAGCAAGTGGCTAAGTGCTAAAATTACGCATTTCCGggaataatttctttttacagTAATATAACATATGCACGTCTGATtcgtctgaataaaaaatagctGGACAAAAGACATTTCGAGTCTCGCGTCACGCAATCGCACGCGTGAGTTTTTAGTGatcagatttcatttttttgattgACAGTTACTCTGATTTTGTAATTCACACGCGGTcgggtttttgttgttgtcatgagtTGTTATCAGAACATGTAAGTTTTAGGAGCCGTAAAATTAAAACCGTGAGTTTATTTAACCGACGAGATATCGTTTGTTGTCTTCGCAACATTTTTTGGCGACCACGACGGGAGAAACCGAGAGACCGTTTTGAAGAGTTACCGGGAGATTCATTCACCGTACGCAAGCACTGTGGTAAGCTTGAATTTTTGATTTGTGATTTCGCCGCTCAAGATGAATGCCGATGCAGAAGAAACTGGCGGTGAAAATGGTCCGGGAACCGAACAGACCGAAAACAAGGACGATGAAGAGAAACTGGAAAGAGAGAAAGTGTTATTGgatctgaaaaaacaaaagagactaCGAAAAACCGAGATGACAAAAATTCGCCATCACATGGAGAAGCTTTGCATCACGCCGAAGGATTCGCCGAAGGACGTAGGCGCTATTGAGAAAGATATTGAGCAACTTTGGTCGCTTCTGGAAAGCACACTGGAAATACTGGATGAACTGTGTGttgtttatttgaaaaatggaGAGGAAGCAAATAAACAGGCGTCTATGGAAGAAGGAAAAACGCTGGAATCGGAAATTCAAGCCGCAATTGAAAAGGCACACGAGGCCGTGAAATCACACGCTCAAATTTCTGTCGCGACTGCTTCGCACAGTGAATTTGTCGCTCATTCCAGTCCGCCGATCGTTTTGCAGGGTTCGCTCAACCCAGTTTTGCCTCCAACGCCTTCCCAAAATTCGCACAGCAGTCAAGGAGAAATAAACGTTCCTGAAAGCCCGCAAATCAGTCATTCCGCGAATCATCGCCTGAAGCCATTGAAAGTACCGACGTATGGTGGAGACAAGACGAAATTTGAGGAGTTTTGGGGCTTGTTTGAAAGTCTGGTGGACCAGTCCAAAGAATCAGTCAACCTAAAAATGGCGAGATTGAGGCAGAGCTTGTCCGGCAGCGCGCTGGAAGCGATTCGAGGGCTTGGGGTGTCAGAACCAGAATATGAAGAGGCAAAGGAAATCTTGATAGCCAAGTTCGGCGGTCAGCGGCGGCAACTGCAGGCCTACATGGACCAGCTGGAAAAAATGCCCAAAATGGGAAACAACGACATTCAAGGATTTGAAAAGTTTGCAGATTTAATACGTATTACTGTGGTTAAGCTTAGGGCCGAGGGGCGCGATGGAGAGCTTGGAGAAGGAACACTTCATAGCCTGTTAGTGAAAAAGCTCGCGGAAGTTCAAGTACAAGGGTACAGCCGTTGGCTACAGAAACAGAGCCGGGAGCGATCTGTTGTAAGTTTGAGGGATTGGCTTAAGGAAGAAGTACACATCCGCGTTGAAGCTAAGGAGATGGCGCATGGCTTATCGGTTACAGAGAAATCTGATGGATGGCAACATTCAAATCGAAATCCAAACAATCGAAACAGGCCCAGAAATTTTCACGTCAGATCAGATTTCGCCAGGAGACCACCAGGCTCAGGCCAGCCTACCCGAAAACCGCCGTGTCCGTGCTGTGGTTCCCCGAATCATGGAGTATGGGCCTGCTTGGTTTTCCAACAGAAAAGTTACGATGACAAATGGACACTGGCTAAAGAAAAACGATTGTGTTTCCGGTGTTTAGGTGATGATCACCAGGGAAAGTTCTGTACGAAGTCACAAACCTGCCAAATCAACGGTTGCCGGGGAAATCACCACCGTCTCTTGCATGAGAATCCGCCTGCCACGAACCCACCCATGGGGACTGCTCAACCAATGATCAGCTCTAACAGCTACCCGTCATTTACTCCATGGGAGGGGGCAGTCGGCCCCGTTTTATCACCCGAGGGTGAGGACAGTCGTGCCTCGCGAGCGATGACTACTCACAACCCGAGAAGCCCAAAAGAAGCCTACTCACTGCGTACCGTTCCCGTGTGGGTGAAGGCACAAGGAAAAAAGCTTAAAGTGAATGCAATCCTAGATGATGCCTCAAACGAGACATTCTTGAACGAAGAAGTGGCCGGAGCCCTTGGACTAAAGGAGTCTTATCAAACCGTGAAAGTTCATGTATTGAACAATTCTGTAGAGACGTTTCAGACTATGCCGTTAAAAGTAGAGATCGAAAGTGTTAATGGTCAGtttacaaaggaaattgaagttAAGACCTGTCCCCGCAATGTCACTGGAAATTACCAAGTGGAGAATTGGAATGCGAATAAAGGCAAGTGGCCTCACCTTGCACAGTGCGACTTCGCGTCACCAGCAAAAGACGGCTTGGTAGATTTGTTGATCGGTGTTGATAATGCTGACTTGCATTACTCGTTTGCTGATGTACGTGGAAAGGTGGGTGAACCGGTGGCGCGCTTGGGTCCGCTTGGGTGGACTTGTATCGGACCTCCAGATGGTAGAGCGGAGACTGGAACAAGAACGCATACAATTCGAACACTGTTTACAAGGGATGTAGGGCCGGTTAGTGTAGCAGGTGGTTGTTGTGATTTAGATGGAACGCTTAGGAGGTTTTGGGAGATCGAGAGTTATGGAACTGAGCTAAATGACCGAGTCGTGTGTACTGCAGAAGAGAGATTGGCCTTAGAAAGGGTTAGCAGCTCAGTCTGCTACAACGGTGAGAGATACAGTGTTGCTGTGCCGTGGAAAGGACAGAGGCCTCAACTTCCCGATAATCGTCAGATGGCAGAATCCCGTCTTCTCagcacagagaaaaacctaaaaaagagagaatttgTTGAGAGAGAGTATAAGAAGACCATCGAGACTTATGTGGAGAAGGGGTACCTGCGTAAAGTCCCAGAAAATGAAGCACCGCCCCCTGAAGTTTGGTACCTACCACACTTTCCGATTGTTAGGATGAGCAAGTCTACAACCAAAGTAAGGATAGTCTTTGACTGTTCCGCCAAATACAAAGGAATCGCTCTTAATGATGTCATTCATGCTGGGCCGAAACTTCAGAGAGAACTCTTTGATGTTCTGATCCGCTTCCGCCGTAACCCGGTTGCCCTTGTCTGTGACATTCAAGAGATGTACCTCCAAATAGAAATTGAGTCTGAAGACCGACCGTTGTTTCGAATCCTGTGGCGAGACGGAGAAACAGGCCGCAACCCAGATGTGTATGAATTCTCTAGAGTTGTTTTCGGGAAGAACTCAGCTCCCTTCGAAGCCCAATTCATCGCCCAGGAGAATGCCAGGCGGCACCAAACCGAGTTCCCATTAGCTGCAGAAACTGTCCTTCAGTCCACCTACATGGATGATTCGTTAGACAGTGTTGAGGAGGACGAGAAAGGAGTCGACCTGTATCACCAGCTTAATGCATTGTGGGCAAAAGCAGGCATGCACGCCCGAAAATGGGTGTCGAATTCAGCAACGGTGATGGCAGCCATACCCGAGGAGGACCGAGCCACAGAAGTGGACATAAAAGACAGTAAGGATACAGTAACGACAACGCTTGGCTTACAGTGGAACAGCACCGATGATTTATTGGCCGTGCCTGCAACACCCGTGACCGAGGGCTACCCAATTACTAAGAGgagtgttttgaagaaaattgcaACTGTTTTTGACCCGCTTGGCCTGATAAGCCCTTTCGTCGTACAAGCGAAGATTATGCTCCAAGAACTGTGGAATCGTGGCTATGACTGGGATGAGGAGGTTCAGGACGAAGTGGCTAATCGTCTTCAGGTCTGGTTCTCACAGCTGTCATGCCTAGAAAAGGTCAAGATTCCACGGTGTCTGCAAAACCAGCAACCAGTCAAGTCGAAGGAGGTGGTGACCTTTGTTGATGCCTCAACACAGGCCTATGGAGCTGCCTCCTACTTACGCTGCGAGTATGAAGATGGTACCGTGTCCGCACAGCTGATAGCTTCTAAGAGTAAGGTTGCCCCGCTTACCCCCATGACCGTGCCAAGGCTGGAATTAATGGGAGCCATAGTGGGTTTAAGGTTAACCCAGTCCGTGTCCAGAGTCCTGGAACTACCCGTGAAAGCAGCGTCGTTATTTTCCGACAGTACAGACGTGCTATGGTGGATTCGTGGAAGAGGCCGAGACTTTCGACCCTTTGTGGCAAACCGTATTGGGGAGATACAGATTAGTACTGAACCGGTACAGTGGCAACATGTCTCCACCGACAAAAATCCTGCAGACCTGTGTTCCCGAGGAACGAGCCCAGCTGAGCTTGCTAAATCCGAACTATGGTGGAATGGCCCGGAATGGCTGATGAAGGAGAAAAGTGAGTGGCCTAAGATGGAGTTAGCCGAAAGCCCGAAAGTGATGCCCGAAATGAAGTCGACAACAAAACAGCAACAGGGTTCTACCACCCTCGTGACAGTGCAAGAAAACCAAGCTCAGAGGGACAAGCCAAGTCAGGGTGGCAGTGTTCCAGTCTGGAGATTGAACCCGAAACGCTTCTCAAGTTGGAGCCGACTGGTGAACCTACATGCTAGAGTAAGGAGGGCGCTCCACAACATGTCGAAGAGGGGTCCGCGACAGACCAGCAAAGCATTGTCACCGTGTGAAATAAGAGAAGCTGAGGCAGAGGTGGTGCAATCCTGTCAGCGCGAAGCATTCCCTGACGAATACAAAGCTCTAGTGACCGGGAGACCAATACTGACCAAGAGCCGACTAATGAAGTTGAATCCTGTGTTAGATGAAGAAGGCTGTATCCGTTCAAATGGAAGACTCCAGTTCGCAGAGTACCTGCCTTACGATGTGCGATTTCCAATGATACTGCCTCGAGGACATTGTGTCACGAAGCTCATTGTCAAGCATTATCATGAACAGGCTAACCATACAGCAGGAACCAACTTTGTCTTGTCCCAAATCAACCAGAAGTTTTGGATCATTGCAGCCCGGGAAGAGATCCGAGAGTGGGAGCGAGAGTGCAACATGTGCAAACGAATGCAGAGCAAGACCGCTACACAGATCATGGCACCGATTCCAGGGATCCGTCTTCGCTTTACCTTCCGTCCCTTTGACCAAACAGCCGTTGACTATGCTGGCCCCTTTACAACCGTACAAGGACGAGGTGTGCGCCGACAGAAGAGGTGGCTGTGTTTGTTTACTTGTCTGTCAACCCGTGCGGTCCATTTGGAGGTGGCTTTTGGTTTGGACACCGACAGTTTTCTGAATGCCTTTACACGCTTTACAAGCAGACGGGGAGCGCCAAAGGAAATGATAAGCGACTGTGGGACCAATTTTGTTGGAGCCGTCAACGAACTAAAAGAACTGATCAGTAAGCTGGACCAGGACAAGATTCAGCAAAGCACAGCCAATCGAGGTGTAACATGGAGATTCAACCCCCCCGGGGCACCACACTTTGGTGGCATTCACGAGGCCATGATAAAGTCGGCCAAGAAAGCTATTTACGGAGTAATCGGAACGAGTGACGTAACTGATGAAGAGTTAATTACCGCAGTGACTGGAGTGGAAGGACTGCTCAATGCACGACCGCTCACCTACCAGTCAGCCAACCCCCAGGACATTGTACCGCTGACTCCAAACCACTTCTTACACGGACAGTTGGGCGGTCAATTCGCACCTGAAACCGTTGATACCACCGAGTTCAGTCCACGAAAACGTTGGCGAAAGGTCCAGGAGATAATTTCCCAAGTCTGGAGGAGGTGGCTACAAGAGTACCTTCCTTTGTTAAGCAGAAGGCCAAAGTGGACCGAAGTGGTCAAGGATCTGAAGGTGGATGATGTTGTTCTCGTCCTGGATTCTAAACTGCCAAGAGGACGATGGCCTCTAGGACGCATCATCGAAACTTATACAGGAAGGGATGGCCACATCAGAGTCGCTAAGATCCAATGTGGCGCAAGCACCATCGTTAGACCAATTCATAAACTGGTGCCCTTGCACGAAAGTTAGAACACTGAACATTTCTCGTTGTTATAGTTTTCTGTTTCAATCTTTTATCGAACAATCACACTGATCCTTACCTCCCAGTGTGGGGAGGGGGAAATGGACAAAAGACATTTCGAGTCTCGCGTCACGCAATCGCACGCGTGAGTTTTTAGTGatcagatttcatttttttgattgACAGTTACTCTGATTTTGTAATTCACACGCGGTcgggtttttgttgttgtcatgagtTGTTATCAGAACATGTAAGTTTTAGGAGCCGTAAAATTAAAACCGTGAGTTTATTTAACCGACGAGATATCGTTTGTTGTCTTCGCAACAATAGCCATACTCCATTGAAATTTAATCCGAGAATTATGCGTAGCAGAGGGAGAATTCTCCAATCTCCGATGCTTAATGGAACCCCTGTATATACCAAGCAGTGTTTGTACATGTGAACCACGCTACAGAGTTGAGATTTCATTTTCCGTGCTTACATTATTGAGGAATTGCATAAGTCAGTTACCATGACAACAACTATTATACCATTTgtacaattttgaaaaattatttttacttacgtacacagtgattttgttacctctgcatcctTCATCCATGACACATAAAAAttcccaaagatgcaaaataattcatggcatgcgtccTGTAGGTAAGACACAAAGATCGATCAATCAATCTGAACATGTGGATTTGTAgaaatgtgtggttccagaaaatatccataccacccCCACAGAGGGGATTTTGCCATATGACCCCCCTCCACTCTGGATTTTGCAAAATCGGCCCCCAAAATTGACCCCCCCTTCCCTCCgagatttccaaaattttcactCACCCCCTGGAAATATTGCTATCTCTAATTCAAGTGGACAAAGAAGTAGTTTTGATCACTAGGATGCCAAATTTTGTGAGTTTCgtgtattttctgttgaattgtATAACAGATAAGTAAATTCCTTATGCGAACTCCTCGCGCGCTCAAGTCACGGACAAATTTTGTGCATTTCATGTAATTTCAGTTGAATTCTACAATTCTGCAAATGAAATGCAAGGTCGGGTATGAAACATAACTGTACTTTTCTCGCGCTGCAAGAAGAAAGCAACACTTGAAGAAGTACTGTATAATTAAAGAGATCAGGACCTCGTCGCGCGATAAGACGGTGTGAGTATCGAATTTTGTTCTACCAAATTTGCGGTAAAATTGCGTGTCGCCGATTTCATTGATAAGAAAATTGTGACGCAAAGTTTAACGTGCTGGAAAAGACTCGTGTAACTTCTTTGTGATAGAGAAACAGtcaagagaagaagaaatgccaccaattaaaaaatatatatttttcgtGTTTTGGGTTCTCGACATGCAAGGAAAAAGAAGTTTCGTTCCGCTGGCTTATA from Porites lutea chromosome 1, jaPorLute2.1, whole genome shotgun sequence encodes the following:
- the LOC140927262 gene encoding uncharacterized protein: MNADAEETGGENGPGTEQTENKDDEEKLEREKVLLDLKKQKRLRKTEMTKIRHHMEKLCITPKDSPKDVGAIEKDIEQLWSLLESTLEILDELCVVYLKNGEEANKQASMEEGKTLESEIQAAIEKAHEAVKSHAQISVATASHSEFVAHSSPPIVLQGSLNPVLPPTPSQNSHSSQGEINVPESPQISHSANHRLKPLKVPTYGGDKTKFEEFWGLFESLVDQSKESVNLKMARLRQSLSGSALEAIRGLGVSEPEYEEAKEILIAKFGGQRRQLQAYMDQLEKMPKMGNNDIQGFEKFADLIRITVVKLRAEGRDGELGEGTLHSLLVKKLAEVQVQGYSRWLQKQSRERSVVSLRDWLKEEVHIRVEAKEMAHGLSVTEKSDGWQHSNRNPNNRNRPRNFHVRSDFARRPPGSGQPTRKPPCPCCGSPNHGVWACLVFQQKSYDDKWTLAKEKRLCFRCLGDDHQGKFCTKSQTCQINGCRGNHHRLLHENPPATNPPMGTAQPMISSNSYPSFTPWEGAVGPVLSPEGEDSRASRAMTTHNPRSPKEAYSLRTVPVWVKAQGKKLKVNAILDDASNETFLNEEVAGALGLKESYQTVKVHVLNNSVETFQTMPLKVEIESVNGQFTKEIEVKTCPRNVTGNYQVENWNANKGKWPHLAQCDFASPAKDGLVDLLIGVDNADLHYSFADVRGKVGEPVARLGPLGWTCIGPPDGRAETGTRTHTIRTLFTRDVGPVSVAGGCCDLDGTLRRFWEIESYGTELNDRVVCTAEERLALERVSSSVCYNGERYSVAVPWKGQRPQLPDNRQMAESRLLSTEKNLKKREFVEREYKKTIETYVEKGYLRKVPENEAPPPEVWYLPHFPIVRMSKSTTKVRIVFDCSAKYKGIALNDVIHAGPKLQRELFDVLIRFRRNPVALVCDIQEMYLQIEIESEDRPLFRILWRDGETGRNPDVYEFSRVVFGKNSAPFEAQFIAQENARRHQTEFPLAAETVLQSTYMDDSLDSVEEDEKGVDLYHQLNALWAKAGMHARKWVSNSATVMAAIPEEDRATEVDIKDSKDTVTTTLGLQWNSTDDLLAVPATPVTEGYPITKRSVLKKIATVFDPLGLISPFVVQAKIMLQELWNRGYDWDEEVQDEVANRLQVWFSQLSCLEKVKIPRCLQNQQPVKSKEVVTFVDASTQAYGAASYLRCEYEDGTVSAQLIASKSKVAPLTPMTVPRLELMGAIVGLRLTQSVSRVLELPVKAASLFSDSTDVLWWIRGRGRDFRPFVANRIGEIQISTEPVQWQHVSTDKNPADLCSRGTSPAELAKSELWWNGPEWLMKEKSEWPKMELAESPKVMPEMKSTTKQQQGSTTLVTVQENQAQRDKPSQGGSVPVWRLNPKRFSSWSRLVNLHARVRRALHNMSKRGPRQTSKALSPCEIREAEAEVVQSCQREAFPDEYKALVTGRPILTKSRLMKLNPVLDEEGCIRSNGRLQFAEYLPYDVRFPMILPRGHCVTKLIVKHYHEQANHTAGTNFVLSQINQKFWIIAAREEIREWERECNMCKRMQSKTATQIMAPIPGIRLRFTFRPFDQTAVDYAGPFTTVQGRGVRRQKRWLCLFTCLSTRAVHLEVAFGLDTDSFLNAFTRFTSRRGAPKEMISDCGTNFVGAVNELKELISKLDQDKIQQSTANRGVTWRFNPPGAPHFGGIHEAMIKSAKKAIYGVIGTSDVTDEELITAVTGVEGLLNARPLTYQSANPQDIVPLTPNHFLHGQLGGQFAPETVDTTEFSPRKRWRKVQEIISQVWRRWLQEYLPLLSRRPKWTEVVKDLKVDDVVLVLDSKLPRGRWPLGRIIETYTGRDGHIRVAKIQCGASTIVRPIHKLVPLHES